In the Chroococcidiopsis sp. SAG 2025 genome, one interval contains:
- a CDS encoding WGxxGxxG family protein, whose product MKIAALSKIIGAGVLAFSLTALPVSAQTTTTPDSGTTTTQPTVVDDVDDRDDDSNWGWLGLLGLAGLLGLAGRKKKEPTAYRDPDRTVGSTTYRE is encoded by the coding sequence ATGAAAATTGCTGCTCTTTCTAAAATAATTGGTGCTGGAGTTCTCGCCTTCAGCTTGACAGCACTACCTGTATCTGCACAAACTACCACCACCCCAGACTCTGGAACAACAACGACTCAACCTACAGTGGTTGATGACGTAGACGATCGCGATGATGATAGTAACTGGGGTTGGCTTGGCTTACTCGGTCTAGCTGGTTTACTCGGTCTAGCTGGAAGAAAGAAAAAAGAACCTACAGCATATCGCGATCCCGATCGTACTGTAGGTAGCACGACCTATAGAGAATAA